The genomic segment TGACCAAGCGCAAGGCTCAGCGGCGATGAAGTGGCGACTCGGCGTGTTCGGCCTCGTGGGCGCGTTGCTGATCGGCTGTCAGACCGGCGGGACGAGTTACGAGCACAGCCGCTACGACTACTGGAGTTTCCGCGCGCGCTCCGGGCGACTTCCGGAGCCGAACTATCTACCCTGGGCCCTGCACGAGGAATCTCTGCCACTCGGGGGGCGCGGCTATGTGGTGTGTCGCTGGCCCGACGATGCCTTCCCGCTGCGCTACTACGTGGAGTCTCCGATCATTCGCGAAGAACTCCAGGACGAATTCCGACCACGAGATCCCGGGGAGTTCGTGGCTGCGGTCGAGCGCGCATTCGATATCTGGCAGAAGGCGATCGGTCGGCCGGTGCGTTTTCAGCGCGTGCACGAGCGCAAGGACGCGCGCCTGGTCGTTCACATGCAGGCGGACAAGAACGAGAGAGCCGAAGGCTTTGTGCTGGGCGTGGTGCGTGACGAAACCGAGCGCTGCCAGATCCAGGGCCGCGGCGAGCAACCCGATCAGGTGCGCATCGAATACCAGGTCGATGACGCCTACCTGTACATCAGCGACTCGGTCGGCCTCCTGACGCCCCATCAGGTCCAGTCGATCGCATTGCACGAGATCGGCCACGTGCTAGGCGTTTCGGGGCAACACAGTCCGCTGCGAGGGGACGTCATGTATCGCGTGGCGAGCGATCGTCGCGTCGACGCGCTGTCCCAGCACGACACGAATACCCTGCGCGCTCTGTACCGACTCGCGCCGGGCCGCATCTACGTGCGAACGGATGAAGCCCGCTCGAAACCGCTATCGGAAGTGCGCCGCGATCCGCCGCGCCTCGACCATGAGTTGCGCGACGATCGCTACGACGTAGAGGTGCGTTTTCCGCGCGGCTGGCAGGTGATTCGCTCTGCGCGCGGCTGGATTGCGATCGACGGACTGAGTTGGGACTACGACGCGTCGATTCAGGTGGTGTCGGGCCGAGGCGATTTCGATCCCGAGTACGCGCCCCTGAGCCTGAACCGACTCGTCACCGGTGAAATCCAGCGCTCGGAGATGCTCGAGATCGACGGTCAGCCGATCGCGCGCGTCGTCGCGAGTTCCGACGGTCGCACCGAAGAGATCAGCATGATCGGCTGGCAGAAGGGCTGGTTGGTGTTCGTGATCGCGGACTGTCGCAGCGAGGACTACCAGCTCTATCAGCCCTGGTTCCGCAGTGTGCTGCTCTCGCTCGATCACCCGGTCGAAGCGGCCAAGGTCTGGCGGCGAAAGCCCGGCGTTTCCGCGCCTCCTCGTTAGTTCGAATCGTTCGCGAGGTCTCGGCGGTAGACGGAGCGGCCGCCGAGAATCGTCTCGACCACGGCGATCCGATCCAGGGGATCGCTGAGCGGATTGCCGGACAGGATCACCAGGTCCGCGAGCTTGCCGGCTTCGAGCGATCCCTTGACTGAATCCTCGAAGTGCTGCCAGGCGGCGTCGATCGTCAGGGCTCGCAGGGCCTGCATCGCGGAGATGCGTTGTTCCGGGCCCAGTTCGAAGCCCGAGCGCGTCCGCCGGTTGACCGCCGCCCAGGCGAGGCGCAGAGGTTCCAGAGGTACCACCGGCACGTCTGCGTGGATCGTGAAGCGCAGGTCTCGCTCGATCGCCGAAGCCGCGGGACTCATGCGGGCTGCCCGCTCGGGTCCCATGAAGATCGTGCGGTGGCGGTCGCCCCAGTAGAACGTGTGCAGACTGAAGAAGCTGGGCAGGATGCCGAGTGTCTTCATGCGATCGAGTTGATCGTCGCGTGCCATCTGCGCGTGGATCACGATGTGCCGGGTGTCTTCGCGAGGATTCTCGCGCTGCGCCTTTTCGAACGCGTCCAGGATGTCGTCGATCGAAGCGTCGCCATTGCCGTGAACGGCCAGCTGGTAACCGGCTGCGTGGTAGCGGCCGACCTGTTCGATCAGTTCGTCGCGCGGAATGCGCGGGTAGCCGCGGTAAGCAGGATCGTCACCGGGGGGAACGAAGTAAGGCTGTGACAGATAGCCGGTGTAGCCCTGGATCGAGCCATCGCCGATCAGTTTGATCGCACCAGTTCGCAGACGTAGCGGATCCCAGTCGGGTGCCTTGATTTCACCCGCCAGCATGGCTTCGGCGCCGTCGAGTGCGGGCCAGACGACCAGCCTTACTTCGATGATCCCTAGCCAGGACATCCAGTCGAAGGCCCGGAACATGCTCAGCGCCGTCGCGCCACTCTGGGCGGTCGTCACACCCTGCTCCAGGTAGATCTCGCTTGCAGCGCGCATCATCTGCAATCCTTCCAACGCAGACGGCACCAGAAGGGCCTGCGCGGCGTGCATCGCGGTTTCCTCGAGGACGCCATCGGGAACTCCCTGTGCATCTCGTCGGATCACGCCGCCTTCGGGATCCGGGGTGTCCTTTGTGATTCCCAGCAGTTCCAGACCGGCGCTATTGAGCACCGCAAGATGTCCGGAAGTGTGCAAGACTGCGATCGGATGCTGGGGAGTAGCCTGATCGAGATCGTGGCGTGTGGGGTGTCGTCGCTCGGCGAGCAGAGTGTCGTCATAGCCCATGCCCACGATCCACTCGCCGTCCCCTGTTTCACTCGCGCGTTCCGTCAGGCGGGTGACCAGACTCGCGATCGTCTCCACGTTGCCGATGGGCGGGCTGTTCAGGTTGATGAAGACCGCGTACACGCCCATGCCCGGGAAGTGACCGTGCGCGTCGATGAAGCCCGGCAAGAGTGCGCGACCCTGCAGGTCGACCACGCTGGCGCCGTTCTCGTCGGCCCAGCCGCGCAACTCGGCCGCGTTCCCCGCTGCGAAGATTCGATCTCCCGCGACCGCGAGCGCGTCGACCACGGAATTCTCCGCGTCCATCGTGAGGATCGGACCGTTGACGTACAAGACGTTGCCGGGCCGTCCCAGATAGCTGCGCACGCCCGCGATGGCCGCCGCGATCACGATGAGAACCAGAACGATTCGCAGAAATTTCATGGTGCAATTCTATCCGGAGTGAGTGCATGAGTGGGCTAGACGCCGCAGTCAACGCCTGGGTCCGACCCGCGGCCGACGCGCTTTCGGCCCTCGTCTTCTTCAAGGTGTCGGTCGCTGGCGCGGAATTGCCACTGGTCGTTCTGTGGCTGGTGGCGGGGGCGTTCTTCTTCACGTTCCGCTTTTCATTCATCAATCTGCGGGGCTTGCGCCACGCTTTCGAACTCCTACGGCGACCGGCAGAAAGCGATCAGCCCGGCCAGGTGACGCACTTCCAGGCGCTTTCGACCGCGGTCTCGGGCACCGTGGGTATCGGGAATATTGGCGGCGTGGCGATCGCCGTTTCCCTGGGTGGGCCGGGCGCGGCGTTCTGGATGATCGTGGCGGGCTTCCTGGGCATGGCCACGAAGTTCGTCGAATGCACTCTGGGCGTGATCTACCGGCGCGAGAATCCCGACAGCAGCGTGCGGGGCGGCCCCATGTACTACCTGGAGCGCGGCTTCGGCGAACTGGGCTGGTCGCGGCTCGGTCGCGGCCTGGGGCTCTTCTACGCCGTGGGCATCGTGATTGGCTGCCTGGGGATCGGCAATATGTTCCAGTCCAATCAGGCGTTCGTGCAGATCGTGGGGGTGACCGGCGGCGCGGAGAGTTGGCTGGCCGACAAGGGCTGGCTCGTGGGTGTGACGATCGCCCTCGCGGTTGCATCGGTGATCCTCGGCGGCATTCGCAGCATCGCGCGCGTGACCTCGCGACTCGTTCCGTTCATGGCTGTTCTGTACCTGGCGGCGGCCTTCGTCGTGCTGGCGATGAACGCAGAGGCCTTGCCCTGGGCCTACGGCCAGATGATTGCGGGGGCCTTCAGTTCCGACGGTGTGGCGGGTGGAGCGCTGGGAACGATGATCATCGGATTTCAACGCGCCGTGTTTTCGAACGAAGCGGGCATAGGTTCGGCCACGATCGCGCATTCTGCGGTGCGCACCGGCGAGCCGCTCACCGAAGGCTATGTATCGCTGCTCGAACCGCTGATCGATACGGTCGTCATCTGTCAGGTGACTGCGCTGGTCGTGATCACGACGTCCTACTTCGTGCCCGGCTTCATCCACGGGGGGCTCGGTGGCATCGAGATGACTTCCGCCGCCTTCGAGCGAAATCTCTGGTGGGCGCCGGTGCCCCTGGCCGTCGCGGCCATGTTATTTGCGTTTTCGACGATGATTTCCTGGTCGTACTACGGCCTGGTCGCGTGGGTCTACCTGGTCGGTGATTCGCGCGCCAAGGTGCAGAGTTTCAACGCGGTGTTCTGCATCTTCGTGGCGTTGGGCTGCATGATCCAGCTCGAA from the bacterium genome contains:
- a CDS encoding alanine:cation symporter family protein, which codes for MSGLDAAVNAWVRPAADALSALVFFKVSVAGAELPLVVLWLVAGAFFFTFRFSFINLRGLRHAFELLRRPAESDQPGQVTHFQALSTAVSGTVGIGNIGGVAIAVSLGGPGAAFWMIVAGFLGMATKFVECTLGVIYRRENPDSSVRGGPMYYLERGFGELGWSRLGRGLGLFYAVGIVIGCLGIGNMFQSNQAFVQIVGVTGGAESWLADKGWLVGVTIALAVASVILGGIRSIARVTSRLVPFMAVLYLAAAFVVLAMNAEALPWAYGQMIAGAFSSDGVAGGALGTMIIGFQRAVFSNEAGIGSATIAHSAVRTGEPLTEGYVSLLEPLIDTVVICQVTALVVITTSYFVPGFIHGGLGGIEMTSAAFERNLWWAPVPLAVAAMLFAFSTMISWSYYGLVAWVYLVGDSRAKVQSFNAVFCIFVALGCMIQLE
- a CDS encoding amidohydrolase: MKFLRIVLVLIVIAAAIAGVRSYLGRPGNVLYVNGPILTMDAENSVVDALAVAGDRIFAAGNAAELRGWADENGASVVDLQGRALLPGFIDAHGHFPGMGVYAVFINLNSPPIGNVETIASLVTRLTERASETGDGEWIVGMGYDDTLLAERRHPTRHDLDQATPQHPIAVLHTSGHLAVLNSAGLELLGITKDTPDPEGGVIRRDAQGVPDGVLEETAMHAAQALLVPSALEGLQMMRAASEIYLEQGVTTAQSGATALSMFRAFDWMSWLGIIEVRLVVWPALDGAEAMLAGEIKAPDWDPLRLRTGAIKLIGDGSIQGYTGYLSQPYFVPPGDDPAYRGYPRIPRDELIEQVGRYHAAGYQLAVHGNGDASIDDILDAFEKAQRENPREDTRHIVIHAQMARDDQLDRMKTLGILPSFFSLHTFYWGDRHRTIFMGPERAARMSPAASAIERDLRFTIHADVPVVPLEPLRLAWAAVNRRTRSGFELGPEQRISAMQALRALTIDAAWQHFEDSVKGSLEAGKLADLVILSGNPLSDPLDRIAVVETILGGRSVYRRDLANDSN
- a CDS encoding matrixin family metalloprotease, with protein sequence MKWRLGVFGLVGALLIGCQTGGTSYEHSRYDYWSFRARSGRLPEPNYLPWALHEESLPLGGRGYVVCRWPDDAFPLRYYVESPIIREELQDEFRPRDPGEFVAAVERAFDIWQKAIGRPVRFQRVHERKDARLVVHMQADKNERAEGFVLGVVRDETERCQIQGRGEQPDQVRIEYQVDDAYLYISDSVGLLTPHQVQSIALHEIGHVLGVSGQHSPLRGDVMYRVASDRRVDALSQHDTNTLRALYRLAPGRIYVRTDEARSKPLSEVRRDPPRLDHELRDDRYDVEVRFPRGWQVIRSARGWIAIDGLSWDYDASIQVVSGRGDFDPEYAPLSLNRLVTGEIQRSEMLEIDGQPIARVVASSDGRTEEISMIGWQKGWLVFVIADCRSEDYQLYQPWFRSVLLSLDHPVEAAKVWRRKPGVSAPPR